One genomic segment of Plasmodium vivax chromosome 9, whole genome shotgun sequence includes these proteins:
- a CDS encoding DNA repair protein RAD51, putative (encoded by transcript PVX_091045A): MKPANTREDATHKFSNNNAVDEIEEEHLYSGPLKIEQLLAKGFVKRDLELLKEGGLQTVECVAYAPMRTLCAIKGISEQKAEKLKKACKELCNSGFCNAIDYHDARQNLIKFTTGSKQLDSLLKGGIETGGITELFGEFRTGKSQLCHTLAITCQLPIEQSGGEGKCLWIDTEGTFRPERIVAIAKRYGLHPTDCLNNIAYAKAYNCDHQTELLIDASAMMADARFALLIVDSATALYRSEYIGRGELASRQSHLCRFLRGLQRIADIYGVAVIITNQVVAKVDAMSMFGGHEKIPIGGNIIAHASQTRLYLRKGRGESRICKIYDSPVLPEGEAVFAITEGGIADYEEK, translated from the coding sequence ATGAAACCGGCCAACACGAGGGAAGATGCGACCCACAAATTTTCTAATAACAATGCTGTGGACGAGATAGAAGAGGAGCACCTGTACTCAGGGCCCCTAAAGATAGAACAATTACTGGCGAAAGGGTTCGTAAAAAGAGATTTGGAGTTACTAAAGGAAGGAGGGCTACAGACAGTGGAGTGCGTAGCGTACGCTCCTATGCGCACGTTATGTGCAATAAAAGGGATAAGTGAACAAAAGGCGGAGAAGTTAAAGAAGGCGTGTAAGGAGCTGTGTAACTCTGGCTTCTGTAATGCCATTGATTATCATGATGCCAGgcaaaatttaataaaattcacAACGGGGTCGAAGCAGTTAGATTCTTTACTAAAGGGTGGCATAGAAACTGGAGGGATAACAGAATTGTTTGGAGAATTTCGTACAGGTAAAAGTCAGCTATGTCACACGTTAGCTATAACGTGTCAGTTGCCAATCGAGCAATCAGGTGGAGAAGGCAAATGCCTATGGATAGACACAGAAGGAACTTTCCGCCCAGAACGTATTGTAGCTATAGCCAAGAGATACGGGTTGCACCCAACCGAttgtttaaataatatagcTTATGCAAAGGCGTATAATTGTGACCATCAGACAGAATTATTGATAGATGCAAGTGCAATGATGGCTGATGCCAGGTTTGCTTTGTTAATTGTGGACTCGGCCACCGCCTTGTATCGATCGGAATACATAGGCAGAGGTGAGCTAGCCAGTAGGCAGTCCCACCTGTGCAGGTTTTTAAGAGGTTTACAAAGAATTGCCGACATTTATGGCGTCGCTGTTATTATAACGAACCAGGTGGTGGCGAAGGTCGACGCGATGAGCATGTTCGGAGGGCACGAGAAAATTCCCATAGGGGGCAACATCATAGCGCATGCTAGCCAAACGAGGCTCTACTTGCGAAAGGGCAGAGGCGAGAGCAGGATTTGCAAAATCTACGATTCGCCCGTTCTTCCGGAGGGCGAGGCCGTGTTCGCCATCACGGAGGGGGGCATAGCCGACTACGAGGAGAAGTGA
- a CDS encoding hypothetical protein, conserved (encoded by transcript PVX_091050A), with translation MNFYEALGNAAINEENREDFKKLILKSESFIDDVLHEQLRERQKRRDEILQDIFDMEILVENLKLFINMKDQKEIETLTLLGCDSYVYADILDKNKIFIQIGYEFYLEMSLEDAIVFLKKKINLYEDKVAYWNKQIARVKAHIQIVITLRIPRLNERFFEWYILV, from the exons atgaatttcTACGAAGCATTAGGGAACGCCGCAataaatgaggaaaataGGGAGGATTTCAAAAAGCTAATTCTGAAGAGCGAAAGTTTTATCGATGACGTGCTGCACGAGCAACTTAGGGAGcgacaaaaaaggagggatgAGATTCTGCAGGACATTTTTGACAT GGAAATCCTCGTTGAAAATCTTAAACTTTTCATTAACATGAAGGACCAGAAGGAAATCGAGACGCTTACCTTGCTGGGATGCGACAGTTATGTTTACGCCGACAT ATTAGacaagaacaaaattttcatccAAATAGGATATGAGTTTTATTTGGAGATGTCCCTCGAGGACGCCAtcgtatttttgaaaaagaagataaatCTTTACGAGGA CAAAGTGGCCTACTGGAATAAGCAAATAGCGCGTGTCAAGGCGCACATACAAATAGTAATTACGCTGAGAATTCCACGCCTCAATGAGCGCTTTTTTGAGTGGTACATTTTAGTTTAA